From a single Labrenzia sp. PHM005 genomic region:
- a CDS encoding bifunctional [glutamine synthetase] adenylyltransferase/[glutamine synthetase]-adenylyl-L-tyrosine phosphorylase, whose amino-acid sequence MDKTGMAVDGTHQQTDDGQAGSLADRIAIIPLVTDLDRASLFIADLLAHPEAGEPLKTLLNKTPELEELLAGIICNSSYLRDLIMTDPVRLLEIVSDAPERRLASILENARNAQADDEAGITRDLRLLKQDLALTLGLADICGAIGLNRVTKALAGFADAALTAAIRFCLSDLTRRGKFEPKDPEKPELDSGLIVLAMGKHGANELNYSSDIDLIVLYDPDKAPMAGSAEAPVEFVRMTRRLVKIMQDRTADGYVFRTDLRLRPDPGATPLAMSMPAALVYYESLGQNWERAALIKARPCAGDIPAGEAFLKEITPFIWRKYLDFAAIADVQSIKRQIHMHKGHGAIAVAGHNVKLGRGGIREVEFFVQTQQLIAGGRNPALRGRRTLDMLDALTETDWIRPQARDEMGAAYTFLRTVEHRIQMLNDEQTQLLPKDEEGLNRISALMGFDTLDAFETELLGHFRKVQHHYSELFEDEPALASETGNLVFTGDDHDPDTLETLSKLGFQQPAEAAGIVKSWHFGRYPCTRSTKARERLTEMHPVLLNALAATDNADAALRAFDSFMAKLPAGVQLFSLLRSNPQLLTLLATTMGAAPRMADTVSKRVHVLDTVLDPAFFGAMPSVEEFRIGLDRTLSQSQFYEEALDRARIFAQEQQFLIGLRLISDTLSADRVGFALARLAEVVVDRLMTQVVDHVGESHGTVPGGEVAVLAMGKLGGREMTAASDLDLILLYEAPEDVKQSDGKRPLAISQFYTRLTQRLVTALSAPTAEGALYEVDFRLRPSGNAGPLATNLDGFISYQKNEAWTWEHMALTRGRVIASTSEAYSNKIHDSICSTLVQPRDIQKLADDVRTMRAKIEKEKGTKDIWDLKQVAGGLVDIEFIAQYLQLAHAHDHPEILAQGTEQALENLRDAGCLESGDSGLLLEALRLYHRLTQVLRLALSGKFVPAEAPRGVLDLLLQASGSPAFERLEAELGELQQQVRAVFERLVGPVEAAEAS is encoded by the coding sequence ATGGACAAGACGGGCATGGCAGTGGACGGGACACATCAACAGACGGATGACGGACAGGCCGGTTCGCTTGCCGACCGGATCGCGATCATTCCGTTGGTGACGGATCTTGACCGGGCCAGTCTTTTCATAGCCGATCTTTTGGCGCATCCCGAAGCCGGTGAGCCCCTAAAAACCCTTTTGAACAAAACGCCGGAGCTGGAAGAGCTGCTGGCCGGGATCATCTGCAACTCCTCCTATCTGCGCGATTTGATCATGACGGATCCAGTTCGGCTGCTGGAGATCGTTTCAGATGCGCCGGAACGCCGCCTGGCGTCTATTTTGGAAAATGCCCGCAATGCCCAGGCCGATGATGAAGCCGGAATCACCCGGGATCTTCGGTTGTTGAAACAGGATTTGGCGTTGACGCTTGGCCTTGCCGACATCTGCGGCGCGATTGGCCTTAACCGAGTCACAAAAGCCCTTGCGGGATTTGCAGATGCGGCACTGACCGCCGCAATCCGGTTCTGCCTCAGCGATCTGACGCGGCGGGGAAAATTCGAACCGAAAGATCCGGAGAAGCCGGAACTCGACTCCGGTTTGATCGTGCTGGCCATGGGCAAACACGGCGCCAATGAGCTGAATTACTCTTCCGATATCGATTTGATCGTGCTCTACGATCCGGACAAGGCGCCGATGGCCGGATCTGCCGAAGCGCCGGTGGAATTCGTGCGCATGACCCGGCGGCTGGTCAAGATCATGCAGGACCGGACCGCGGACGGTTATGTCTTCCGCACGGATTTGCGGCTGCGACCGGACCCCGGTGCGACCCCGCTGGCCATGTCGATGCCGGCGGCGCTGGTTTATTACGAGTCTCTCGGCCAGAACTGGGAGCGGGCAGCCTTGATCAAGGCGCGGCCCTGTGCAGGCGATATCCCGGCCGGGGAGGCCTTTTTAAAGGAAATCACGCCGTTCATCTGGCGCAAATATCTCGACTTTGCCGCCATCGCCGATGTGCAATCGATCAAGCGGCAGATCCATATGCATAAAGGCCATGGTGCCATTGCGGTCGCGGGCCACAACGTCAAACTTGGCCGCGGCGGTATTCGCGAAGTGGAGTTTTTCGTCCAAACCCAGCAGTTGATTGCCGGCGGGCGCAATCCCGCCCTGCGCGGACGGCGCACGCTCGACATGCTGGACGCACTGACCGAGACAGATTGGATCCGGCCGCAGGCTCGGGATGAAATGGGTGCCGCCTATACATTTTTGCGCACCGTCGAACACCGCATTCAGATGCTGAACGATGAACAGACCCAGCTTCTGCCCAAGGATGAGGAGGGCCTGAATCGGATATCCGCTCTGATGGGGTTCGATACGCTGGACGCCTTTGAAACGGAACTTCTCGGCCATTTCCGCAAGGTTCAGCATCATTATTCAGAATTGTTTGAAGACGAACCAGCGCTTGCATCCGAAACCGGCAATCTGGTCTTCACCGGCGATGATCATGATCCGGACACACTGGAAACCTTGTCGAAACTTGGATTTCAGCAGCCAGCCGAAGCGGCGGGGATCGTCAAATCCTGGCACTTTGGCCGCTATCCCTGCACCCGGTCGACAAAGGCACGTGAACGTCTGACCGAAATGCACCCGGTCCTGCTTAACGCGCTCGCTGCAACGGACAACGCGGATGCAGCCTTGCGGGCGTTTGATAGCTTCATGGCCAAACTGCCGGCGGGCGTGCAACTGTTCTCGTTGCTCAGATCAAACCCGCAACTGCTCACGCTTTTGGCGACAACCATGGGCGCTGCACCGCGCATGGCCGATACTGTGTCCAAGCGTGTTCATGTGCTTGATACCGTTCTGGATCCGGCGTTTTTTGGCGCCATGCCAAGTGTTGAAGAGTTCCGGATTGGTCTCGACCGCACGCTCTCCCAATCCCAATTTTATGAAGAAGCGCTCGACCGGGCGCGGATCTTTGCCCAGGAGCAGCAGTTCCTGATTGGCCTCCGTCTGATCTCTGACACCCTGTCCGCAGACCGGGTCGGCTTTGCACTTGCCCGGCTTGCGGAAGTTGTCGTCGACCGGTTGATGACCCAGGTGGTTGATCATGTGGGCGAAAGCCACGGCACTGTGCCGGGGGGAGAGGTCGCGGTTCTGGCCATGGGCAAACTCGGCGGCCGCGAAATGACGGCGGCGTCTGACCTTGATCTGATCTTGCTCTATGAAGCGCCGGAAGATGTCAAACAATCGGATGGAAAACGCCCGCTCGCCATCAGCCAGTTTTACACCCGGCTGACCCAGCGGCTTGTAACGGCCTTATCGGCACCAACCGCAGAAGGCGCGCTGTACGAAGTTGACTTCCGGCTGCGCCCGTCCGGCAATGCGGGACCTCTGGCGACCAACCTTGACGGCTTCATTTCCTATCAGAAGAACGAGGCCTGGACCTGGGAACATATGGCGCTGACCCGAGGGCGGGTGATCGCCTCCACCTCTGAGGCCTATTCAAACAAGATCCACGACAGCATTTGCAGCACTTTGGTTCAGCCGCGGGACATTCAAAAGCTCGCCGATGATGTTCGGACCATGCGGGCCAAGATCGAGAAGGAAAAAGGCACCAAGGACATCTGGGATTTGAAGCAGGTGGCCGGAGGCCTGGTCGATATCGAGTTCATAGCTCAGTACCTGCAACTGGCCCATGCCCATGATCATCCTGAGATTCTGGCGCAGGGCACGGAACAGGCTCTGGAAAACCTTCGCGATGCCGGGTGTCTGGAGAGCGGTGATTCCGGCCTGCTTCTGGAGGCCTTGCGCCTCTATCACCGCTTGACCCAGGTTCTCCGGCTGGCACTGTCTGGCAAATTCGTTCCGGCAGAAGCGCCGCGCGGCGTTCTGGATCTGTTGCTCCAGGCCTCGGGCAGTCCGGCGTTTGAACGGCTGGAAGCCGAATTGGGCGAGTTGCAGCAGCAGGTTCGAGCAGTCTTCGAACGGCTTGTTGGGCCTGTTGAGGCGGCGGAGGCCTCGTAA